A DNA window from Clavibacter sepedonicus contains the following coding sequences:
- a CDS encoding GntR family transcriptional regulator produces MTQPEQILPPDLFLALDRSGPVPLYYQVANLLETAIHDGTLPAGARLENEIALGNRLGLSRPTIRRAIQDLVDKGLLVRRRGIGTQVVHGRVTRNVELTSLYEDLERQGQAPATTMLSSSRGEADEKVAEALGVAVGSPVLHLTRLRTADGVPLAILDNVLPEPFVDLDPDELATHGLYQLLRGRGVIMRVAKQRIGARAATASEARLLDLPRGGAVLTMSRTAFDSSGRAVEYGQHCYRPDLYSFEITLVDR; encoded by the coding sequence GTGACGCAACCGGAGCAGATCCTGCCCCCCGACCTGTTCCTCGCGCTCGACCGCTCGGGCCCGGTGCCCCTCTACTACCAGGTGGCCAACCTGCTGGAGACGGCGATCCACGACGGCACGCTGCCAGCGGGCGCGCGGCTCGAGAACGAGATCGCGCTCGGCAACCGGCTCGGCCTCTCGCGCCCGACCATCCGCCGGGCCATCCAGGACCTCGTCGACAAGGGTCTGCTCGTGCGCCGCCGCGGCATCGGCACGCAGGTCGTGCACGGCCGGGTCACGCGCAACGTCGAGCTCACGAGCCTCTACGAGGACCTCGAGCGGCAGGGCCAGGCACCCGCCACCACGATGCTGTCGTCGTCGCGCGGCGAGGCCGACGAGAAGGTCGCGGAGGCGCTCGGCGTCGCGGTCGGCAGCCCCGTGCTCCACCTCACCCGGCTCCGCACGGCCGACGGCGTGCCGCTCGCGATCCTCGACAACGTGCTGCCCGAGCCGTTCGTCGACCTGGATCCGGACGAGCTCGCCACCCACGGGCTCTACCAGCTGCTGCGCGGACGCGGCGTGATCATGCGGGTCGCCAAGCAGCGCATCGGCGCCCGCGCGGCCACCGCATCCGAGGCGCGACTGCTCGACCTGCCGCGCGGAGGCGCCGTGCTCACCATGTCGCGCACGGCGTTCGACAGCTCGGGCCGCGCCGTGGAGTACGGCCAGCACTGCTACCGCCCGGACCTCTACTCGTTCGAGATCACGCTCGTCGACCGGTAG
- a CDS encoding S1C family serine protease, translating into MNETPQEPTGRPDEAPTDDTRSTAAATPTAAETTPAAPAAPAAPAAPAAPAAADGSPATAPPGWPAPTGPATGGPAAPAATAAPAPPAPPAWTTPTAAHGAAGPAVGAGAPTAQQQTAAHATAMPAGGHPAGSPWPAPATDAFGRPLHVDAAGNPVPPKRMRRGLRTGLIAGASALALLLSFGSGTAVGFMADLGRSTSQAGSTQIQDPGSFTPGQGFGRGTTTVPGQGSGRGSGSGSGTQSGTGTSVTSPEATTTQKSGVVTIDSALTYENAAGAGTGIILSSDGTILTNNHVVSGATSIRVTVESTGKAYVGKVVGTDATNDVAVLKLEGASGLTPAKLDSDGVQVGEAVTGVGNAGGTGTLTAATGQVTATGQSITTQSEGTAAGETLTDLIQTDAPIVSGDSGGPLVDTENEVVGIDTAASSGSAQIAGFAIPIEKAMGIAKQIESGVESGTVKIGYPAFLGVLLANGQGTVAGAPVQGVVDGSGAAKAGLAQGDVVTSVDGKAVASASELSAAISAHKPGESVTLGWTTAAGAAKTGAVTLTEGPVS; encoded by the coding sequence ATGAACGAGACACCCCAGGAGCCGACCGGACGTCCGGACGAGGCCCCCACCGACGACACCCGCTCGACCGCCGCCGCCACGCCGACCGCCGCCGAGACCACCCCCGCGGCTCCCGCGGCTCCGGCCGCTCCGGCCGCTCCGGCCGCTCCGGCCGCGGCCGACGGATCGCCCGCGACCGCGCCGCCCGGCTGGCCGGCGCCCACCGGTCCCGCGACCGGCGGTCCCGCCGCACCCGCAGCTACCGCGGCCCCCGCGCCCCCCGCGCCCCCCGCCTGGACCACCCCGACCGCCGCGCACGGCGCCGCCGGCCCCGCGGTCGGCGCCGGCGCCCCCACCGCCCAGCAGCAGACCGCCGCCCACGCCACCGCGATGCCCGCGGGCGGCCACCCCGCCGGATCGCCGTGGCCGGCCCCCGCCACCGACGCGTTCGGCCGCCCCCTCCACGTCGACGCGGCGGGCAACCCCGTCCCGCCGAAGCGCATGCGCCGCGGCCTCCGCACGGGCCTCATCGCCGGGGCGTCCGCCCTCGCGCTCCTCCTCTCCTTCGGCAGCGGCACCGCGGTGGGCTTCATGGCCGACCTCGGCCGCTCGACCTCGCAGGCCGGGAGCACGCAGATCCAGGACCCGGGCTCCTTCACGCCGGGCCAGGGCTTCGGCCGCGGCACGACCACGGTGCCCGGGCAGGGATCCGGCCGCGGCTCCGGGTCGGGATCCGGCACGCAGTCCGGCACCGGCACGTCGGTCACCTCGCCCGAGGCGACGACCACGCAGAAGTCCGGCGTCGTCACCATCGACTCCGCCCTCACGTACGAGAACGCGGCCGGGGCGGGCACGGGCATCATCCTGTCGTCCGACGGCACGATCCTCACCAACAACCACGTCGTCAGCGGCGCCACCAGCATCCGCGTCACGGTCGAGTCAACCGGCAAGGCCTACGTCGGGAAGGTCGTCGGCACCGACGCCACGAACGACGTCGCCGTGCTGAAGCTCGAGGGCGCGTCGGGCCTCACCCCGGCGAAGCTCGACAGCGACGGCGTCCAGGTCGGCGAGGCCGTTACGGGCGTGGGCAACGCGGGCGGCACGGGCACGCTGACCGCCGCGACCGGACAGGTCACGGCGACCGGCCAGAGCATCACCACCCAGTCCGAGGGCACGGCCGCCGGCGAGACGCTCACCGACCTGATCCAGACGGACGCGCCGATCGTCTCGGGCGACTCGGGCGGGCCGCTCGTGGACACGGAGAACGAGGTCGTCGGAATCGACACGGCGGCGTCCTCCGGATCCGCGCAGATCGCGGGCTTCGCGATCCCGATCGAGAAGGCCATGGGCATCGCGAAGCAGATCGAGAGCGGCGTCGAGTCCGGCACCGTGAAGATCGGCTACCCGGCGTTCCTCGGCGTGCTGCTCGCGAACGGGCAGGGCACCGTGGCGGGCGCTCCCGTGCAGGGCGTCGTCGACGGATCCGGCGCCGCGAAGGCCGGTCTCGCGCAGGGCGACGTCGTGACTTCGGTCGACGGGAAGGCCGTCGCCTCGGCCTCCGAGCTCAGCGCCGCGATCTCCGCCCACAAGCCCGGCGAGTCGGTGACCCTCGGCTGGACCACCGCCGCCGGCGCCGCCAAGACCGGCGCCGTGACCCTCACCGAGGGCCCCGTGAGCTGA
- a CDS encoding TOP6B-like family protein, translating into MTRRSDGDGEPTGVDPRFDPAFQRAAGPGPHPPQDPQAGAAAPGSDSPTGEPRSQPQRTRETTESRAPATDRPALAGWLAPVLWILAVAFPAAGLGLRALAAGIATSMPYSSFGDPLGQRWLLDAVPLLVTLAPGVVAGGPMAVIAALAVHATRRRSARAATDDPGAGDREAGDLRA; encoded by the coding sequence ATGACGCGGAGGTCGGACGGAGACGGTGAGCCGACCGGCGTGGATCCGCGCTTCGACCCGGCGTTCCAGCGGGCCGCGGGTCCCGGGCCGCATCCGCCGCAGGATCCGCAGGCGGGCGCCGCCGCCCCCGGGTCGGATTCGCCCACCGGAGAGCCGCGGTCGCAGCCGCAGCGGACACGCGAGACGACCGAATCGCGGGCACCCGCGACCGACCGCCCCGCCCTCGCCGGCTGGCTCGCACCCGTGCTCTGGATCCTCGCCGTCGCCTTCCCCGCCGCCGGCCTCGGCCTGCGCGCGCTCGCCGCCGGGATCGCGACCTCGATGCCGTACTCGAGCTTCGGCGACCCGCTGGGGCAGCGCTGGCTCCTCGACGCCGTGCCCCTGCTCGTCACCCTGGCGCCCGGCGTCGTCGCGGGCGGCCCGATGGCCGTGATCGCGGCGCTCGCCGTGCACGCCACGCGCCGCCGGTCCGCCCGGGCCGCGACGGACGACCCCGGCGCCGGCGACCGCGAGGCCGGCGACCTGCGCGCGTAG
- a CDS encoding GntR family transcriptional regulator, giving the protein MTTGLPLDATSMPARQGLRDRVYDLVLDMLMGSQMEPGSRLAIDQIARDLHVSPTPVREALVQLERTGLVAREAHKGYRVAPPIAGEQLEALFDARIVLEGGATALAAADPTRLVPALEDALAAHEETTRRVRAATGDGEMPVGLIREYFVVDWDFHHRIFEATGNPFLLDMSEAISTRVHRMRQTMRTGVHDADDAVHEHRAVIDAVAEGPEAAAAAMREHIERVRERSRRDADDAAVRE; this is encoded by the coding sequence GTGACCACCGGCCTCCCGCTCGACGCGACCTCGATGCCCGCGCGGCAGGGCCTGCGCGACCGCGTCTACGACCTCGTGCTCGACATGCTCATGGGATCCCAGATGGAGCCGGGCTCCCGCCTCGCCATCGACCAGATCGCGCGCGACCTGCACGTGTCCCCCACTCCCGTCCGCGAGGCGCTGGTGCAGCTGGAGCGCACGGGGCTCGTCGCGCGCGAGGCACACAAGGGCTACCGGGTCGCGCCGCCCATCGCGGGCGAGCAGCTCGAGGCGCTGTTCGACGCGCGCATCGTGCTGGAGGGCGGGGCGACGGCGCTGGCCGCCGCGGATCCGACGCGCCTGGTGCCCGCGCTCGAGGACGCCCTCGCGGCGCACGAGGAGACGACCCGACGGGTGCGCGCGGCGACGGGCGACGGCGAGATGCCCGTCGGCCTCATCCGCGAGTACTTCGTCGTCGACTGGGACTTCCACCACCGGATCTTCGAGGCCACGGGCAATCCCTTCCTCCTCGACATGTCGGAGGCGATCTCCACCCGCGTGCACCGCATGCGCCAGACGATGCGCACGGGCGTCCACGACGCGGACGACGCCGTGCACGAGCACCGGGCGGTCATCGACGCGGTCGCCGAGGGCCCCGAGGCCGCGGCGGCGGCGATGCGGGAGCACATCGAGCGCGTGCGGGAGCGGTCGCGGCGCGACGCGGACGACGCCGCCGTCCGCGAGTAG
- a CDS encoding IS30-like element ISCmi3 family transposase, which translates to MSRRVAASRVGVHERTAQDWDRGWMKRGSVRIHADGRRIEYNTGMATVTGPRLPAVDAVLHPRFLTVIERETIADLRRQDLSLRAIGRVLGRPASTIKRELDARTVAGTYQPHAAHRAWAASRSRPKRAKLAQDGPLRDYVARKLMLRWSPEQISRLLVREFPGEESMRVSTETIYQAIYVQARGGLRREVADALRTGRTRRRPRTRPEHRTQRFVDPMVMIADRPAEIEDRAVPGHWEGDLIVGTSSQSAIVTLVERTTRYVMLGHLPGGHTAEEVRDVLVPLISTLPAHLRGSLTWDQGAEMASHRQISIQAGIPVYFCDPHSPWQRGSNENTNGLLRQYFPKGTDLAAHTSADLEHVAQQLNGRPRKTLDWDTPAERMRALLTTI; encoded by the coding sequence ATGTCCCGGCGGGTAGCCGCGTCGCGGGTCGGTGTGCATGAGCGCACTGCGCAGGACTGGGACCGCGGCTGGATGAAGCGGGGCAGTGTTCGGATTCATGCTGATGGTCGGCGGATCGAGTACAACACCGGGATGGCTACGGTCACGGGACCGCGTCTGCCCGCTGTCGACGCTGTTCTGCATCCGCGGTTCCTGACCGTGATCGAGCGGGAGACGATCGCGGATCTGCGCCGTCAGGACCTGTCGCTGCGCGCGATCGGGCGGGTTCTGGGTCGGCCGGCATCGACGATCAAACGCGAGCTCGATGCCCGCACGGTCGCGGGGACCTACCAGCCCCACGCGGCGCACCGGGCCTGGGCAGCGAGCCGCTCTCGTCCGAAGCGGGCGAAGCTCGCTCAGGACGGGCCGCTGCGGGACTACGTCGCACGCAAGCTGATGCTGCGCTGGTCACCGGAGCAGATCTCCCGCCTGCTGGTTCGGGAGTTCCCGGGCGAGGAGAGTATGCGGGTGAGCACGGAGACGATCTACCAAGCGATCTACGTCCAGGCCCGCGGCGGACTGCGCCGCGAAGTCGCCGACGCGTTACGCACCGGCCGCACCCGCCGCAGACCCCGCACCCGCCCAGAGCATCGCACTCAACGGTTCGTGGACCCGATGGTCATGATCGCTGACCGGCCCGCGGAGATCGAGGACCGGGCAGTCCCTGGGCATTGGGAGGGTGATCTGATCGTCGGCACGAGCTCACAGTCCGCGATCGTGACTCTGGTCGAACGCACCACCCGCTACGTCATGCTCGGCCATCTCCCCGGCGGGCATACCGCCGAGGAAGTCCGTGACGTGCTCGTGCCCTTGATCAGCACCCTGCCTGCACACCTACGTGGATCGTTGACCTGGGACCAGGGCGCTGAGATGGCGAGCCACCGCCAGATCAGCATCCAGGCCGGAATCCCGGTCTATTTCTGCGATCCGCACTCACCCTGGCAACGCGGCAGCAACGAGAACACCAACGGACTCCTGCGCCAGTACTTCCCTAAGGGCACCGATCTCGCCGCCCATACCTCCGCCGACCTCGAACATGTCGCTCAGCAGCTCAACGGCCGACCACGCAAAACGCTCGACTGGGACACCCCAGCCGAGCGAATGCGTGCTCTACTGACAACCATCTAA
- a CDS encoding dihydroxyacetone kinase family protein gives MTRLWNDPADFADDMTAGFVRANGRWVRRVHGGVSRSTRSAEPEVAVVIGGGSGHYPAFGGLVGPGLAHGAAMGNLFASPSAHQVESVIRSSEQGRGALLLYGNYAGDVLHFDDAQERVRGDGIDCRTVVVTDDIFSASPDEQAKRRGIAGDLTVFKAAGAASAAGYDLDDTERVARLANARTRSMGVAFTGCTLPGADEPLFSVPEGRMAIGLGIHGEPGIDETDIPTADGLAELFVTQLLADAEVPDGVEVRGARVVPVLNGLGSVKAEELFVVFTRVADLLEEAGVTLVDPQVGEFCTSFDMAGASLTLFWLDEELERLWTAPADTPAFRSGAFDGSALQPVDAREDDEVDAAIPDATDASRQAAARIAAALDAVHAVVAEHADELGRLDAVAGDGDHGIGMLRGSRAASERATAAVAQGAGARTVLRLAGDAWSDKGGGTSGALWGLILQAVGDALDDADADPVTADAVARGVGDARDAVIGHGKAALADKTMVDALVPFAEALAERVGSGSPLDDAWASASDAAQEAADATAAMKPGIGRARSHGERSVGTADPGAVSLALIAAAVGRTIADR, from the coding sequence ATGACCCGGCTCTGGAACGACCCCGCGGACTTCGCCGACGACATGACGGCGGGCTTCGTCCGCGCCAACGGCCGGTGGGTCCGGCGCGTGCACGGCGGGGTCTCCCGCTCCACCCGCTCGGCTGAGCCCGAGGTCGCGGTCGTCATCGGCGGCGGCTCCGGCCACTACCCCGCATTCGGCGGGCTCGTCGGCCCCGGGCTCGCGCACGGCGCGGCGATGGGCAACCTCTTCGCGTCGCCGTCGGCGCACCAGGTCGAGTCGGTGATCCGCTCGAGCGAGCAGGGCCGGGGCGCCCTCCTCCTCTACGGCAACTACGCCGGCGACGTGCTGCACTTCGACGACGCGCAGGAGCGTGTGCGCGGCGACGGGATCGACTGCCGCACGGTCGTCGTGACGGACGACATCTTCAGCGCGTCGCCCGACGAGCAGGCGAAGCGCCGCGGCATCGCGGGCGATCTCACCGTGTTCAAGGCAGCCGGCGCCGCATCCGCCGCGGGCTACGACCTCGACGACACCGAGCGCGTGGCCCGCCTCGCGAACGCGCGCACCCGCTCGATGGGCGTCGCCTTCACGGGCTGCACGCTGCCGGGCGCGGACGAGCCGCTGTTCTCGGTGCCGGAGGGGCGCATGGCGATCGGGCTCGGGATCCACGGCGAGCCCGGCATCGACGAGACCGACATCCCGACCGCCGACGGCCTGGCCGAGCTGTTCGTGACGCAGCTGCTCGCCGACGCCGAGGTGCCCGACGGGGTCGAGGTGCGCGGCGCGCGCGTCGTGCCCGTGCTCAACGGCCTCGGATCCGTGAAGGCCGAGGAGCTCTTCGTCGTGTTCACGCGCGTCGCGGACCTGCTCGAGGAGGCGGGCGTCACCCTCGTGGATCCGCAGGTCGGCGAGTTCTGCACCAGCTTCGACATGGCGGGCGCATCCCTCACGCTGTTCTGGCTCGACGAGGAGCTGGAGCGGCTGTGGACGGCGCCCGCCGACACCCCGGCCTTCCGCAGCGGCGCGTTCGACGGATCCGCGCTCCAGCCGGTCGACGCGCGCGAGGACGACGAGGTCGACGCCGCCATCCCCGACGCGACCGACGCGTCCCGGCAGGCCGCCGCGCGCATCGCCGCGGCGCTGGACGCCGTGCACGCGGTCGTCGCGGAGCACGCTGACGAGCTGGGCCGCCTCGACGCGGTCGCGGGCGACGGGGACCACGGCATCGGGATGCTGCGCGGATCCCGCGCCGCCTCGGAGCGCGCGACCGCGGCCGTCGCGCAGGGCGCCGGCGCCCGCACCGTCCTCCGGCTCGCGGGCGACGCCTGGTCCGACAAGGGCGGCGGCACGTCGGGCGCGCTGTGGGGGCTCATCCTGCAGGCGGTCGGCGACGCGCTCGACGACGCAGACGCGGATCCCGTCACCGCCGACGCGGTCGCCCGGGGCGTCGGCGACGCCCGTGATGCCGTCATCGGCCACGGCAAAGCCGCGCTCGCCGACAAGACGATGGTGGACGCGCTCGTGCCGTTCGCCGAGGCGCTCGCCGAGCGGGTCGGATCCGGCAGCCCGCTCGACGACGCCTGGGCCTCCGCCAGCGACGCCGCGCAGGAGGCCGCCGACGCGACCGCCGCCATGAAGCCCGGCATCGGGCGCGCCCGGTCGCATGGCGAGCGCTCGGTCGGCACGGCGGACCCGGGAGCCGTGTCGCTCGCGCTCATCGCCGCGGCCGTCGGCCGCACCATCGCCGACCGGTGA
- a CDS encoding triose-phosphate isomerase family protein, translating to MPAQPAVIGVSLKMYLGHAETLAWCEAVAAIARTHPATTRGEAELVVLPSYLSVPAAVGILDGVAAVGAQDLAADDAGASTGEVSGGQIRELGATFVEVGHAERRRLFGETDEVVRRKADRALASGLVPLLCVGEEDRRAPADAARECIRQLDDALALAAGRGHGGRIVVAYEPQWAIGAAEPASDAHIRAVGRELRAHVRSHSAHPGSAVVYGGSAGPGLLTRIGDDVDGLFLGRFAHDPRAVAAILDEVHARAAAGPAAGASR from the coding sequence GTGCCCGCGCAGCCGGCCGTGATCGGCGTCAGCCTGAAGATGTACCTCGGGCACGCCGAGACGCTCGCGTGGTGCGAGGCCGTCGCGGCCATCGCGCGCACGCACCCGGCGACGACGCGCGGCGAGGCCGAGCTCGTGGTGCTGCCGTCGTACCTGTCGGTGCCGGCCGCTGTCGGCATCCTCGACGGGGTCGCCGCCGTGGGCGCGCAGGATCTCGCGGCCGACGACGCCGGCGCATCCACGGGCGAGGTGTCCGGCGGGCAGATCCGGGAGCTCGGCGCGACGTTCGTCGAGGTCGGCCACGCCGAGCGGCGACGGCTCTTCGGCGAGACGGACGAGGTCGTGCGGCGGAAGGCCGACCGGGCCCTGGCGTCCGGTCTGGTGCCCCTCCTCTGCGTCGGCGAGGAGGACCGGCGGGCTCCCGCCGACGCGGCCCGGGAGTGCATCCGCCAGCTCGACGACGCGCTCGCCCTGGCCGCTGGTCGCGGGCACGGCGGCCGGATCGTGGTCGCCTACGAGCCGCAGTGGGCGATCGGCGCCGCCGAGCCCGCCTCCGACGCGCACATCCGCGCGGTCGGCCGGGAGCTGCGCGCGCACGTACGGTCCCACTCCGCGCACCCAGGATCCGCGGTCGTCTACGGCGGCAGCGCCGGCCCCGGCCTCCTCACCCGCATCGGCGACGACGTGGACGGCCTCTTCCTCGGCCGCTTCGCGCACGACCCCCGCGCGGTCGCGGCGATCCTCGACGAGGTGCACGCGCGCGCGGCGGCCGGTCCGGCGGCCGGCGCCTCCCGCTGA
- a CDS encoding aldo/keto reductase: protein MEQRSLGRTHRNVSVIGLGTWQLGGDWGDVAEDDALAVLDAAAVAGITFFDTADVYGDGRSETIIGSWLRAHPDSGVTVATKMGRRDAQDPANFTLDRFREWTDRSRRNLGVETLDLVQLHCPPTPVFSSDRVYDALDELVADGAIASYGVSVETTDEALLAIARPGVASVQIILNAFRLKPLDRVLPAAVEAGVGIIARVPLASGLLSGRYTADTTFAETDHRNFNRGGAAFDVGETFSGVDYDDGVAAAREFAAAAHEAAPDLTPAQVALAWIVQREGVSTVIPGARNAEQAQANARAGDAPALGEVFERQVADVYDRYFRAAVHPRW, encoded by the coding sequence ATGGAGCAGAGAAGCCTCGGCAGGACCCATCGGAACGTCTCGGTCATCGGACTCGGGACATGGCAGCTCGGCGGGGACTGGGGTGACGTGGCGGAGGACGACGCGCTCGCCGTGCTCGACGCCGCGGCCGTTGCGGGCATCACCTTCTTCGACACGGCCGACGTCTACGGCGACGGACGCAGCGAGACGATCATCGGATCCTGGCTCCGCGCGCACCCCGATTCCGGCGTCACGGTCGCGACCAAGATGGGCCGCCGCGACGCGCAGGATCCCGCGAACTTCACCCTCGACCGCTTCCGCGAGTGGACCGACCGCTCGCGCCGGAACCTCGGCGTCGAGACGCTCGACCTCGTGCAGCTCCACTGCCCGCCCACGCCCGTGTTCTCGAGCGACCGCGTCTACGACGCCCTCGACGAGCTCGTCGCCGACGGCGCCATCGCGTCCTACGGCGTGAGCGTCGAGACGACCGACGAGGCCCTCCTCGCCATCGCGCGCCCCGGCGTCGCGAGCGTGCAGATCATCCTCAACGCGTTCCGCCTCAAGCCCCTCGACCGCGTGCTGCCGGCCGCAGTCGAGGCGGGCGTCGGGATCATCGCCCGCGTGCCGCTCGCGTCCGGACTGCTCAGCGGCCGCTACACCGCGGACACCACCTTCGCCGAGACGGACCACCGCAACTTCAACCGCGGGGGCGCCGCGTTCGACGTGGGGGAGACCTTCTCGGGCGTCGACTACGACGACGGCGTCGCCGCGGCCCGCGAGTTCGCGGCCGCCGCGCACGAGGCCGCGCCCGACCTCACGCCCGCGCAGGTCGCGCTCGCGTGGATCGTGCAGCGCGAGGGCGTCTCCACGGTGATCCCCGGAGCCCGCAACGCGGAGCAGGCCCAGGCGAACGCGCGCGCCGGCGACGCCCCCGCGCTCGGCGAGGTCTTCGAGCGCCAGGTGGCGGACGTCTACGACCGGTACTTCCGCGCGGCGGTCCACCCGCGCTGGTAG
- a CDS encoding ATP-binding cassette domain-containing protein produces the protein MTAETSPSASAASEPLAGAIPGAAEEAGGRPTPPLPPVGTTILEVRDIGKSYGAVNALTGVSTVVAAGQVTCVLGDNGAGKSTFIKMLAGVHAPSEGTMLLDGEPVTLGSPRAALQAGIATVYQDLAVVPLMPVWRNFFLGSEITKGKGPFRRLDVKAMKAVTHEQLAQMGIDLRDVDQPIGTLSGGERQCVAIARAVHFGARVLILDEPTAALGVKQSGVVLRYIARSRDRGLGVVFITHNPHHAFPVGDRFLLLNRGSSLGTFEKDEITLGELTSLMAGGAELDSLAHELARDPGPDGGRAAADR, from the coding sequence ATGACCGCCGAGACCAGCCCCAGCGCGAGCGCCGCGTCCGAGCCCCTCGCCGGCGCGATCCCCGGAGCGGCCGAGGAGGCCGGCGGGCGCCCCACTCCCCCGCTGCCGCCCGTCGGGACGACCATCCTCGAGGTCCGCGACATCGGGAAGAGCTACGGGGCCGTCAACGCGCTCACGGGCGTCTCGACCGTGGTCGCGGCCGGCCAGGTCACGTGCGTGCTGGGCGACAACGGCGCAGGCAAGTCGACCTTCATCAAGATGCTCGCGGGCGTGCACGCCCCGAGCGAGGGCACGATGCTCCTCGACGGCGAGCCGGTGACGCTCGGATCCCCGCGCGCCGCGCTGCAGGCGGGCATCGCGACCGTCTACCAGGACCTCGCGGTCGTGCCGCTCATGCCGGTGTGGCGGAACTTCTTCCTCGGCTCCGAGATCACGAAGGGCAAGGGCCCGTTCCGCCGGCTCGACGTGAAGGCCATGAAGGCCGTCACGCACGAGCAGCTCGCGCAGATGGGCATCGACCTCCGCGACGTCGACCAGCCCATCGGCACCCTGTCCGGCGGCGAGCGCCAGTGCGTCGCGATCGCCCGCGCGGTGCACTTCGGCGCCCGCGTGCTGATCCTCGACGAGCCGACCGCGGCCCTCGGCGTCAAGCAGTCCGGCGTCGTGCTGCGGTACATCGCGCGCTCGCGCGACCGCGGCCTCGGCGTGGTCTTCATCACGCACAACCCGCACCACGCGTTCCCGGTGGGCGACCGGTTCCTGCTGCTCAACCGCGGATCCAGCCTCGGCACCTTCGAGAAGGACGAGATCACGCTCGGCGAGCTGACGAGCCTCATGGCCGGCGGCGCCGAGCTCGACTCGCTGGCGCACGAGCTCGCGCGCGACCCGGGCCCGGACGGGGGCCGGGCGGCGGCGGACCGCTGA
- a CDS encoding ribose-5-phosphate isomerase, whose amino-acid sequence MTRTWRIVVGADDAGYDHKEAIKADLEASGLVASVVDVGVDADGHTAYPTVATTAAEMVARGEADRAVLICGTGLGMAIAANKVAGVRAVTAHDGFSVERSVLSNDAQVLCMGQRVVGLELARRNVREWLTYEFDTSSPSNDKVDEIRAYEAK is encoded by the coding sequence ATGACCAGGACATGGCGCATCGTCGTCGGCGCGGACGACGCGGGCTACGACCACAAGGAGGCGATCAAGGCCGACCTCGAGGCGAGCGGCCTGGTCGCCTCGGTGGTGGACGTGGGCGTCGACGCCGACGGCCACACCGCCTACCCCACCGTCGCGACCACGGCGGCCGAGATGGTCGCGCGCGGCGAGGCTGACCGGGCCGTGCTGATCTGCGGCACGGGCCTCGGCATGGCGATCGCGGCGAACAAGGTCGCCGGCGTCCGCGCCGTCACCGCGCACGACGGCTTCTCGGTGGAGCGGAGCGTGCTCTCCAACGACGCGCAGGTGCTCTGCATGGGGCAGCGCGTCGTCGGGCTCGAGCTCGCGCGGCGGAACGTGCGCGAGTGGCTGACGTACGAGTTCGACACGTCGAGCCCGTCGAACGACAAGGTCGACGAGATCCGCGCGTACGAGGCGAAGTAG